Proteins from a genomic interval of Symmachiella macrocystis:
- a CDS encoding thermonuclease family protein, which yields MPRRFSRRRPTPPLLAVVIIILLVVGRWLTRPPEAPPLPPAASGEFVVKRAVDGDTLLLANGNRVRLIGVDTPETKHPDLPVQPFGPEASEYTRNRVQGKRVRLEFDKEREDDYGRILAYVYINDELLNEELIRGGYGRAITHFPFSAAKKRLFRQAEQDAKREHRGIWSLQLPDRNPQSKRPASQNGSTRFRN from the coding sequence ATGCCACGCAGGTTTTCTAGGCGCCGTCCCACCCCCCCGCTGCTGGCAGTGGTGATCATCATCCTGTTGGTCGTCGGACGCTGGTTGACCCGACCGCCCGAAGCCCCTCCACTCCCGCCCGCCGCATCTGGCGAGTTCGTCGTCAAGCGCGCTGTCGATGGCGATACTTTGCTATTGGCCAACGGCAATCGCGTGCGGCTGATCGGTGTCGATACGCCTGAAACGAAACACCCCGATCTTCCCGTCCAACCCTTTGGGCCTGAGGCGAGTGAATACACTCGGAACCGGGTCCAGGGAAAACGGGTGCGGCTGGAATTCGACAAGGAGCGCGAGGACGATTATGGCCGTATTTTGGCATACGTCTACATCAACGATGAGCTGCTCAACGAAGAGTTGATCCGGGGCGGATATGGCCGGGCGATTACGCATTTCCCGTTTTCTGCGGCGAAGAAACGACTGTTTCGCCAGGCAGAACAAGATGCCAAACGCGAACACCGCGGAATCTGGTCTCTCCAGTTGCCGGATCGTAATCCGCAGTCCAAACGACCAGCCTCTCAAAACGGCTCGACGCGATTCCGGAATTGA
- a CDS encoding ester cyclase, with translation MTTNLSEAEMVRLWELHTQLEFETKDAVATVATMAPGNYVNHVPTMTGGRGHDEMIEFYGKHFIPKMPADTTQRVLARTVGKDRLIDEFVFSFTHDIEMDWMLPGIAPTHRKVEVPLVVVVQFEGDKIACERIYWDQASVLAQIGLLDPSGLPVAGVEQARKFEDPQLPSNELMQRGD, from the coding sequence ATGACGACCAATTTGTCGGAAGCCGAAATGGTGCGACTGTGGGAGTTGCATACGCAACTGGAATTTGAAACGAAAGATGCCGTTGCCACCGTTGCCACAATGGCGCCGGGCAACTATGTGAATCATGTTCCCACGATGACCGGCGGGCGTGGTCATGACGAGATGATTGAGTTCTATGGCAAACATTTCATTCCCAAGATGCCGGCCGATACCACGCAGCGGGTTCTCGCGCGGACGGTGGGAAAGGATCGGTTGATTGATGAATTCGTGTTTTCTTTCACACACGATATTGAAATGGATTGGATGCTGCCGGGAATTGCGCCGACTCACCGGAAGGTCGAAGTGCCGTTGGTGGTCGTCGTGCAATTTGAAGGAGATAAAATCGCCTGTGAACGAATTTATTGGGACCAGGCTTCGGTCCTGGCGCAGATTGGGCTGCTTGATCCCTCGGGGCTCCCAGTGGCAGGCGTTGAACAGGCCCGCAAATTTGAGGATCCACAACTTCCGTCCAACGAACTGATGCAACGCGGCGATTAG
- a CDS encoding RpiB/LacA/LacB family sugar-phosphate isomerase: MRVGIAADHGAFELKQYLADQLRGAGHEVTDFGAHSLNQDDDYPDFVIPLAQAVAAGTMERGIALCGSGVGVSVCANKVAGIRAALIHDHFSAQQGVEDDHINILCMGGRVVGIAVAWDVTRTFLSAEFSQAERHLRRLGKMSSLETGLPPD; the protein is encoded by the coding sequence ATGCGCGTCGGTATCGCTGCAGATCATGGAGCGTTTGAATTAAAGCAATATCTGGCCGACCAACTCCGCGGAGCAGGGCATGAGGTGACCGATTTTGGTGCCCACAGTCTGAACCAGGACGACGACTATCCCGACTTTGTGATCCCGCTGGCCCAAGCCGTGGCCGCTGGGACAATGGAGCGTGGAATTGCCCTCTGTGGCAGCGGCGTCGGCGTCTCCGTCTGTGCGAACAAAGTCGCAGGTATCCGCGCCGCTCTGATTCACGATCACTTTTCCGCTCAACAGGGAGTCGAAGACGATCACATCAACATCCTCTGCATGGGTGGCCGCGTTGTCGGCATAGCGGTCGCGTGGGACGTAACGCGCACGTTCCTATCCGCCGAATTCAGCCAAGCCGAACGTCATCTGCGCCGTTTGGGAAAAATGTCGTCCCTGGAGACGGGACTTCCCCCTGACTAA
- a CDS encoding ester cyclase, with protein sequence MSDNHKTTSKHLLELWGDNALHKSDDYLSAEYVNHQMPDAAAGTSTMSLAEWKFLVADFHTGFSDVKMEVLLQVSDGDYVCSRWRMTAKHTGTFKELAATGKTTSWTGVHTDRYEEGKLVESWVDWDKYGFLEQLGVVG encoded by the coding sequence ATGTCGGACAACCACAAAACCACCTCTAAGCATCTGCTTGAATTGTGGGGTGACAACGCTCTGCACAAATCAGATGACTACTTGTCGGCCGAGTACGTCAATCATCAAATGCCGGATGCCGCTGCCGGCACGTCGACAATGTCACTCGCCGAATGGAAGTTCTTGGTTGCCGATTTCCATACAGGTTTTTCAGACGTAAAGATGGAAGTCCTACTACAGGTTTCCGATGGGGATTACGTCTGTTCGCGATGGCGAATGACCGCCAAGCATACCGGGACATTCAAAGAGCTTGCGGCGACCGGAAAAACAACAAGTTGGACCGGTGTGCATACTGATCGTTACGAGGAAGGCAAACTCGTAGAGAGTTGGGTCGATTGGGATAAGTATGGTTTTCTCGAGCAATTGGGAGTGGTTGGGTAG
- a CDS encoding DUF1570 domain-containing protein, translating into MLHRLWFTSLIFSLLATAVSAQGGQKTQSLLRVKVGKNTYEGKAVASDKRQFWLMSTDGELNALTFDEVGSFKKISPRFKSNSLVQVRDELKRRYGRKFEVAANGHYVVCGPRGRARDYAKLFEGIYNRFYSYFRVRKLKVTEPEFPLVALVFPDHASFARYAAGDGVRAVRGLMGYYHHHTNRVALFDPGDSVAALDHSEDFQLPAWTGFPREQRSFSGFTGAIAAGTGSSESGLRDTMIHEATHQIAFNTGLHSRIGENPKWIVEGLATVYEAPGIRDGGSHTKTADQINRDRFVWFMNYAQTRRPKGALRNFVAGDAAFNAALLDGYSHAWALSFYLIQTRASAYARFLNAVAHRDPLKPYGAAERLKDFEGAFGKNLAVLDAQFLKYMKNLAATMEQR; encoded by the coding sequence ATGCTCCACCGTCTATGGTTCACGTCGCTCATCTTTAGCCTGTTGGCAACTGCGGTATCTGCTCAAGGCGGCCAAAAAACGCAGTCCCTGTTGCGGGTCAAAGTCGGCAAAAATACTTATGAGGGGAAAGCCGTTGCCAGCGATAAGCGCCAGTTTTGGTTGATGAGCACCGACGGAGAACTCAATGCGTTGACGTTCGACGAAGTCGGCTCATTCAAAAAGATATCGCCCCGTTTCAAAAGCAATTCGCTTGTTCAGGTGCGCGATGAATTGAAAAGGCGGTACGGTAGAAAATTTGAAGTCGCCGCCAACGGGCACTATGTCGTTTGTGGGCCCCGAGGACGGGCGCGGGACTATGCAAAGTTATTCGAAGGCATTTACAACCGGTTTTATTCGTACTTTCGAGTCCGGAAACTCAAAGTGACCGAACCGGAGTTTCCACTTGTCGCATTGGTGTTTCCCGACCACGCAAGTTTTGCCCGCTATGCCGCGGGTGATGGCGTCCGGGCGGTGCGAGGTCTGATGGGGTACTACCACCACCATACCAATCGCGTCGCCTTGTTTGATCCCGGAGACAGTGTCGCAGCCTTGGATCATAGCGAAGATTTCCAGTTACCGGCATGGACCGGCTTCCCCCGTGAGCAGCGATCCTTTTCGGGCTTCACCGGCGCGATCGCGGCGGGCACTGGATCGTCGGAGAGTGGATTGCGCGACACCATGATTCATGAAGCAACGCACCAGATCGCATTCAATACCGGATTGCATTCGCGAATAGGCGAAAATCCCAAATGGATTGTCGAAGGCTTAGCGACGGTATACGAGGCACCGGGAATTCGCGACGGAGGTTCGCACACTAAGACTGCCGATCAAATCAATCGGGATCGATTTGTCTGGTTCATGAATTATGCTCAAACGCGTCGCCCCAAAGGGGCTCTGCGCAATTTTGTCGCCGGGGATGCCGCATTCAACGCCGCCTTGCTGGACGGTTACAGCCATGCCTGGGCGCTCAGCTTTTATTTGATCCAAACCCGCGCGTCGGCGTACGCCCGATTTCTCAACGCTGTGGCGCATCGCGATCCGCTGAAACCGTACGGGGCCGCTGAACGCCTGAAGGATTTTGAGGGGGCGTTCGGAAAAAACCTTGCTGTTTTGGATGCTCAATTCTTGAAGTACATGAAGAATTTAGCGGCCACCATGGAGCAAAGGTAA
- a CDS encoding methyltransferase domain-containing protein, which yields MTADVSDSDALLPRFNDRADSYTQAAVVQQALATWLAEWIEPIEQTRWLTALELGPGDGLFTRMLAPRFDSLTAVDNAPQMVERGRCALPDVEWEVADAWQIERLAFDRVYSASFLQWCDDPVPVLSNWHSLAKPGTRMLHGFYVAPTLNEWQTIALSRSPIRWRSAEEWIACFREAGWKVLRSDSHSHTQRFPSSLELVRFFHRTGATTARQTSASELRKMISDYDTRFPAVDGSPGVQSQWTFFRIEVAN from the coding sequence ATGACTGCCGACGTTTCCGATTCTGATGCGCTCCTGCCGCGATTCAACGACCGGGCCGATTCTTATACTCAAGCGGCCGTGGTGCAGCAGGCTCTAGCGACGTGGCTTGCGGAATGGATTGAGCCGATTGAGCAGACGCGCTGGCTGACGGCATTGGAGTTGGGGCCGGGCGATGGACTGTTCACGCGCATGCTGGCTCCGCGATTCGATTCTCTCACCGCTGTGGATAACGCGCCGCAAATGGTCGAGCGGGGTCGCTGCGCATTGCCAGACGTGGAGTGGGAGGTGGCTGACGCATGGCAGATTGAGCGTCTCGCATTCGATCGGGTGTACTCCGCTAGTTTTCTCCAGTGGTGCGACGACCCCGTGCCGGTGCTGAGCAATTGGCACTCTCTTGCCAAACCGGGGACGCGCATGCTGCATGGGTTTTATGTCGCCCCCACGCTCAATGAATGGCAAACCATTGCGCTGAGCCGATCGCCCATTCGATGGCGCAGTGCTGAGGAATGGATTGCCTGTTTTCGTGAAGCCGGTTGGAAGGTACTGCGAAGCGACTCACACAGTCATACACAACGGTTTCCCTCTTCCCTGGAACTGGTTCGCTTCTTTCATCGCACCGGAGCAACAACGGCGCGACAGACTTCTGCCAGCGAACTACGAAAAATGATCTCGGACTACGACACTCGATTCCCCGCCGTGGACGGATCTCCCGGAGTGCAGAGCCAGTGGACATTTTTCCGCATCGAAGTGGCTAATTAA